One segment of Triticum aestivum cultivar Chinese Spring chromosome 2A, IWGSC CS RefSeq v2.1, whole genome shotgun sequence DNA contains the following:
- the LOC123185365 gene encoding uncharacterized protein, translating into MDGDGFDVWGSQPSASGPATHAGLDLNSQAPVLEGFPGLGLYGAFLQSDDDELLPGRVRGSGLPPYRPPYARRLNFGGSSAAAAGRGGRNGGVFLGGSSSGAGGGVRQRANSAAAAPSRRNQRTGTAFSGGNVRQPTLSKCRNVQMRRLHFL; encoded by the coding sequence ATGGATGGAGACGGCTTCGACGTTTGGGGTTCGCAGCcatcggcaagcggccctgctacccatgccggtctcgacctcaactcgcaagcacCGGTgttggaggggttcccggggcttgggctctacggagccttcctccagagcgatgatgacgagctcctccctgggcgcgtcaggggctccgggctccctccctatcgccCACCCTACGCCCGGCGACTGAACTTCGGCGGCTCCTCGGCGGCGGCAGCCGGTCGCGGAGGACGAAACGGTGGCGTGTTCCTTGGCGGGTCGTCGTCGGGGGCAGGCGGCGGTGTTCGGCAGCGCGCCAACTCGGCCGCCGCGGCACCCAGCCGCCGTAACCAGCGCACTGGCACGGCGTTCAGTGGCGGCAACGTTCGGCAGCCAACACTAAGCAAATGCAGAAACGTGCAAATGAGAAGGTTGCATTTTCTGTGA